From a single Columba livia isolate bColLiv1 breed racing homer chromosome 19, bColLiv1.pat.W.v2, whole genome shotgun sequence genomic region:
- the RABEPK gene encoding rab9 effector protein with kelch motifs yields the protein MGPRALPLLPPGRRPRPGSWYRLAPRGERPRGRVGHGCVFLPGGPGRVLLLGGADPAGAFADAHFVELGALRWAPAGWNGLRPRYEHGTFLPAASPRLWVFGGAHPAGNRSCVQVLDPEIGTWESPEVSGVQPAPRTCHTSSAAIGDRLFVFGGGDKGAEPVKDQQLHVFDTATLAWSQPDTHGDPPSPRHGHVAVAVGTKLFIHGGLAGDVFYNDLFCIDINDMRWVKIPATGDVPGGRASHAAAVFKEHVYIFGGIGPDGALDTTYKYHTGTQQWTLLRFDAPLPAGRLDHAMCIIPWRVSKSGDTGAVTQEEGDEASTLQRQGEEGHAGDAVLHLLFVFGGMDVRGQIYRDCVVSLVE from the exons ATGGGCCCGCGGGcgctgccgctgctgccgccgggGCGCCGGCCGCGGCCGGGCAGCTG GTACCGGCTGGCGCCGCGCGGCGAGCGGCCCCGCGGGCGGGTGGGGCACGGCTGCGTCTTCCTGCCCGGCGGCCCCGGCCGCGTCCTCCTGCTGGGCGGCGCCGACCCGGCCGGCGCCTTCGCGGACGCGCATTTCGTGGAGCTGG GCGCGCTCCGCTGGGCCCCGGCCGGCTGGAACGGGCTGCGGCCGCGCTACGAGCACGGCACCTTCCtgcccgccgcctccccgcgcCTCTGGGTCTTCGGCGGCGCCCACCCGGCGGGGAACCGGAGCTGCGTCCAGGTGCTGGACCCCG AAATAGGAACCTGGGAGAGTCCTGAAGTGAGTGGAGTGCAGCCAGCGCCCAGGACGTGTCACACCTCCTCCGCAGCCATCGGGGACCGTCTGTTCGTGTTCGGAGGAGGAGATAAGGGAGCAGAGCCGGTTAAAGACCAGCAGCTTCACGTGTTTGACACAG CCACCCTGGCCTGGTCCCAGCCAGATACTCATGGTGATCCCCCCTCTCCTCGGCACGGACACGTGGCGGTTGCAGTTGGGACCAAACTCTTCATACATGGAGGTTTAGCTGGTGATGTTTTTTACAATGATCTGTTCTGCATCGATATAA ATGACATGAGATGGGTCAAGATACCGGCCACCGGTGACGTCCCGGGAGGACGGGCGTCCCACGCAGCAGCTGTGTTTAAAGAGCACGTGTACATTTTCGGTGGAATAGGCCCGGACGGGGCCCTGGACACTACGTACAAGTATCACACAG GGACGCAGCAGTGGACGCTGCTGCGGTTTGACGCCCCTCTGCCCGCCGGGAGGCTGGACCACGCCATGTGCATCATTCCCTGGCGGGTCAGCAAGAGCGGGGACACGGGAGCTGTCACCCAGGAAGAGGGTGACGAAGCCAGCACCCTCCAGAGACAGGGGGAGGAGGGACACGCTGGGGACGCTGTCCTGCACCTGCTGTTTGTGTTTGGGGGGATGGACGTGCGGGGGCAGATCTACCGGGACTGCGTGGTCAGCCTGGTGGAGTAG
- the PPP6C gene encoding serine/threonine-protein phosphatase 6 catalytic subunit isoform X1 — MAPLDLDKYVEIARLCKYLPENDLKRLCDYVCDLLLEESNVQPVSTPVTVCGDIHGQFYDLCELFRTGGQVPDTNYIFMGDFVDRGYYSLETFTYLLALKAKWPDRITLLRGNHESRQITQVYGFYDECQTKYGNANAWRYCTKVFDMLTIAALIDEQILCVHGGLSPDIKTLDQIRTIERNQEIPHKGAFCDLVWSDPEDVDTWAISPRGAGWLFGAKVTNEFVHINNLKLICRAHQLVHEGYKFMFDEKLVTVWSAPNYCYRCGNIASIMVFKDVNTREPKLFRAVPDSERVIPPRTTTPYFL; from the exons ATGGCGCCGCTGGACCTGGACAAGTACGTGGAGATCGCGCGGCTCTGCAAGTACCTGCCCGAGAACGACCTCAAG CGCCTCTGCGACTACGTGTGCgacctgctgctggaggagtcCAACGTGCAGCCCGTGTCCACGCCCGTCACCGTCTGCGGGGACATCCACGGGCAG TTCTACGACCTGTGCGAGCTGTTCCGGACGGGCGGGCAGGTCCCCGACACCAACTACATCTTCATG GGTGACTTTGTAGACAGAGGTTATTACAGCCTGGAGACCTTCACTTACCTTCTCGCGCTGAAAGCCAAGTGGCCTGACCGCATCACGCTGCTACGCGGCAACCACGAGAGccggcagatcacacaggtgtaCGGATTTTACG ATGAGTGCCAAACCAAATACGGAAATGCGAACGCGTGGAGATACTGCACCAAAGTGTTCGACATGCTCACAATCGCAGCT ttaataGACGAGCAGATTCTCTGTGTGCACGGCGGCCTCTCCCCAGACATCAAGACACTTGATCAGATTCGCACCATCGAACGTAATCAGGAAATTCCTCACAAAGGCGCCTTCTGCGACCTGGTCTGGTCGGACCCCGAGGACGTGGACACGTGGGCGATCAGCCCGCGAGGCGCGGGCTGGCTCTTCGGCGCCAAGGTCACAAACGAG ttTGTTCACATCAACAACCTGAAGCTGATCTGCCGGGCGCACCAGCTGGTTCACGAGGGCTATAAGTTCATGTTTGACGAGAAGCTGGTGACGGTCTGGTCCGCTCCCAATTACTGCTACCGCTGCGGGAACATCGCCTCAATCATGGTCTTCAAAGACGTAAATACCAGAGAACCAAAGCTGTTCCGCGCGGTCCCCGACTCCGAGCGCGTCATCCCCCCCCGAACCACCACCCCGTATTTCCTCTGA
- the PPP6C gene encoding serine/threonine-protein phosphatase 6 catalytic subunit isoform X2, producing the protein MGDFVDRGYYSLETFTYLLALKAKWPDRITLLRGNHESRQITQVYGFYDECQTKYGNANAWRYCTKVFDMLTIAALIDEQILCVHGGLSPDIKTLDQIRTIERNQEIPHKGAFCDLVWSDPEDVDTWAISPRGAGWLFGAKVTNEFVHINNLKLICRAHQLVHEGYKFMFDEKLVTVWSAPNYCYRCGNIASIMVFKDVNTREPKLFRAVPDSERVIPPRTTTPYFL; encoded by the exons ATG GGTGACTTTGTAGACAGAGGTTATTACAGCCTGGAGACCTTCACTTACCTTCTCGCGCTGAAAGCCAAGTGGCCTGACCGCATCACGCTGCTACGCGGCAACCACGAGAGccggcagatcacacaggtgtaCGGATTTTACG ATGAGTGCCAAACCAAATACGGAAATGCGAACGCGTGGAGATACTGCACCAAAGTGTTCGACATGCTCACAATCGCAGCT ttaataGACGAGCAGATTCTCTGTGTGCACGGCGGCCTCTCCCCAGACATCAAGACACTTGATCAGATTCGCACCATCGAACGTAATCAGGAAATTCCTCACAAAGGCGCCTTCTGCGACCTGGTCTGGTCGGACCCCGAGGACGTGGACACGTGGGCGATCAGCCCGCGAGGCGCGGGCTGGCTCTTCGGCGCCAAGGTCACAAACGAG ttTGTTCACATCAACAACCTGAAGCTGATCTGCCGGGCGCACCAGCTGGTTCACGAGGGCTATAAGTTCATGTTTGACGAGAAGCTGGTGACGGTCTGGTCCGCTCCCAATTACTGCTACCGCTGCGGGAACATCGCCTCAATCATGGTCTTCAAAGACGTAAATACCAGAGAACCAAAGCTGTTCCGCGCGGTCCCCGACTCCGAGCGCGTCATCCCCCCCCGAACCACCACCCCGTATTTCCTCTGA
- the ARPC5L gene encoding actin-related protein 2/3 complex subunit 5-like protein: MARSTLSSRFRRLDIDQYDENRFVEEPEEAAAAEPDAGPEVEALLRQGDALRALLAALRSAAGSGRSPAGKEQAQGTMLKVLTSFKSSEIEQAVNSLDRNGIDLLMKYIYKGFEKPTENSSAILLQWHEKALAVGGLGSIVRVLTARKTV, translated from the exons ATGGCGCGCAGCACGCTCTCGTCCCGATTCCGCCGCCTCGACATCGACCAGTACGACGAGAACCGGTTCGTGGAGGAGCccgaggaggcggcggcggccgaACCCGACGCGGGGCCCGAGGTGGAGGCGCTGCTGAGGCA AGGGGACGCGCTGCGGGCGCTGCTGGCGGCGCTGCGGAgcgcggcggggagcggccggAGCCCCGCGGGGAAG GAGCAGGCGCAGGGAACGATGCTGAAGGTCCTCACGTcttttaaaagcagtgaaataGAGCAAGCGGTGAATTCCTTGGACAGGAACGGCATTGACTTGCTAATGAAGTACATTTATAAAGGATTTGAAAAGccaacagaaaacagcagtgcAATATTGCTCCAGTGGCACGAAAAG gctttAGCGGTCGGTGGCCTCGGTTCCATAGTGAGAGTTCTGACAGCCAGAAAGACTGTTTAA
- the GOLGA1 gene encoding golgin subfamily A member 1 isoform X2 yields MFAKLKKKLAEEAAIAPRPGAAARIPRSVSRESIASGADSGDDFASDGSSSREDLSSQLLRRNEQIRKLEVKLSDYADQIRNLQKIKEKLENALEKHQDSSMRKFQEQNEAHQASRAKMAEGMALALEKKDQEWMEKLGQVEKEKKVLETQLREMKEQSLNLFQKRDEMDELEGFQQQEIAKVKHMEESLSSRERELEACAGELTRARREACGLRSDLGALQRRLLELQAHRDELLTTETNAENKITALESREQELQAVIQQLSGDLQNARLAGSGCEKRLETLRAEHEALKVEYEQDKQKMTLEFAERNKLAEQLQEKVSSLENKLERNLSGDEHVQELLKEKAALEQKVDETRQQILTDRALHAEMVKRLETQNKELEQKLQIATEALKKSEAAAAEQDLKMQKLQTDLEDERSKLQQQILSEKQQYDQKVTGLESQIAALEAAREFDTTAAQHKISQLEKENENLNGSREEYEKSLKNQESELNRLKSELSSRETVSVEIAKALEETRKQREELEQQVSHLASLVEEKDQLIAEKCDTLLKQKEELNQLSQDREAVLLQMHQLQSDVEASRSRAAEKEETARREIDALKLQIQECLFTREHEKNVSELEESVGALSNNHFHSPENRVVEQNGEVAAADVTQLQKDNRELEQQLAYKNKMIKQLQQRMTELKKTLQKELKIRPDSEVPEVREKANSEVPNASVTVTNNSDLNDSREINFEYLKHVVLKFMSCRESEAFHLIKAVSVLLNFSQEEENMLKETLEYKMSWFGSKPSPKGSIRPSISSPRTLWP; encoded by the exons ATGTTTGCGAAACTGAAGAAGAAGCTGGCGGAAGAGGCGGCGATCGccccccggcccggggccgcggcgcGGATCCCCCGCTCCGTCAGCAGGGAGTCCATCGCCTCCGGGGCCGACTCCGGGGACGACTTT GCTTCTGACGGAAGCAGCTCTAGAGAGGATCTCTCATCCCAGCTCCTCAGAAGAAACGAACAAATCAGGAAGCTGGAGGTGAAGCTGTCTG ATTATGCTGATCAGATCCGAAACTTGCAGAAGATAAAAGAGAAGCTTGAAAATGCATTAGAAAAGCATCAGGATT CCTCCATGAGGAAGTTCCAGGAGCAGAACGAAGCCCACCAGGCCAGTCGAGCCAAGATGGCAGAAGGAATGGCCTTGGCCTTGGAAAAGAAGGACCAG GAGTGGATGGAAAAACTGGGCCAAGTTGAAAAG gaaaaaaaagtgcttgaaACACAGTTACGAGAAATGAAGGAGCAGAGTTTGAACCTTTTTCAAAAAAGGGATGAAATGGATGAGCTGGAGGGCTTTCAGCAGCAGGAGATTGCCAAAGTTAAACACATG GAAGAATCTCTGAGCAGCAGAGAGCGGGAGCTGGAGGCGTGCGCTGGGGAGCTGACGCGCGCCCGCCGCGAGGCCTGCGGGCTCAGGAGCGACCTCGGGGCGCTGCAGCggcggctgctggagctgcaggcgCACAG AGATGAACTATTGACAACTGAGACAAACGCAGAGAATAAGATCACTGCTCTGGAGTCGAGAGAACAGGAGCTACAAGCTGTCATTCAGCAGCTTTCTGGAGACTTGCAAAAT GCTCGACTTGCTGGTTCTGGTTgtgagaagagactggaaacGTTACGGGCGGAGCATGAAGCTCTGAAGGTGGAATATGAACAAGACAAGCAAAAG ATGACTCTTGAATTTGCTGAGAGAAATAAACTCGCTGaacagctgcaggaaaaagtGTCTTCCTTGGAAAATAAGCTAGAAAGAAATCTTTCAGGGGATGAACATGTGCAGGAGCTACTCAAGGAG AAAGCTGCTCTTGAGCAGAAAGTGGATGAAACCAGGCAGCAGATACTAACAGACAGAGCGCTTCACGCTGAGATGGTGAAGCGATTGGAGACACAG AATAAAGAACTGGAACAAAAACTACAGATTGCAACAGAAGCATTGAAAAAGAGCGAAGCAGCAGCCGCCGAGCAGGATCTCAAGATGCAGAAGCTG CAAACTGATCtagaagacgaaagaagtaaactACAGCAACAGATTTTAAGTGAGAAACAACAGTACGATCAGAAAGTTACTGGGCTGGAGTCTCAAATTGCTGCTCTTGAAGCAGCCCGGGAGTTTGATACAACAGCTGCTCAGCACAAGATT AGCCAGTtggaaaaggagaatgaaaatcTTAATGGAAGCAGAGAAGAGTATGAGAAGTCTTTAAAAAACCAAGAGTCTGAATTGAACAGGCTAAAG AGTGAACTGAGCAGCAGAGAGACTGTCAGTGTCGAAATTGCCAAAGCATTGGAAGAAACACGAAAACAAAGAGAGGAATTAGAACAACAG GTTTCACATCTGGCTTCCTTAGTAGAGGAAAAAGACCAGCTGATCGCTGAAAAATGTGATACACTtctgaaacagaaggaagaactCAACCAACTCAGTCAAG ATCGGGAAGCTGTCTTGCTGCAGATGCATCAGCTGCAGTCTGACGTGGAAGCCAGCCGCAGCCGAGCAGcggagaaggaagaaacagcaagaaGGGAAATTGATGCGCTGAAGCTGCAGATCCAGGAGTGCCTGTTTACCAGAGAACATGAGAAAAAC GTTTCAGAACTAGAGGAATCGGTGGGAGCCCTGAGCAACAACCATTTCCATTCTCCAGAAAACCGTGTGGTGGAGCAGAATGGAGAAGTGGCAGCTGCAGATGTCACGCAGCTTCAGAAGGATAACAGAGAGCTGGAACAGCAACTTGCTTACAAAAACAAG ATGATAAAGCAGCTACAGCAAAGGATGACGGAACTCAAGAAAACCCTCCAGAAAGAGCTG aaaataaggcCCGACAGTGAGGTACCTGAAGTGCGTGAAAAAGCGAATTCTGAAGTGCCTAACGCTTCTGTGACTGTCACAAACAACTCTGACTTAAATGACTCGAGGGAGATAAACTTTGAATACCTTAAACATGTTGTACTAAAGTTCATGTCCTGCCGGGAATCTGAG GCATTCCACCTAATTAAAGCTGTTTCTGTGTTACTGAATTTTtcacaagaggaagaaaacatgcTCAAAGAGACTTTGGAGTACAAG ATGTCGTGGTTTGGGTCCAAGCCGTCTCCGAAGGGCAGTATCCGGCCGTCCATCTCCAGCCCGAGGACACTGTGGCCTTAA
- the GOLGA1 gene encoding golgin subfamily A member 1 isoform X1, which yields MFAKLKKKLAEEAAIAPRPGAAARIPRSVSRESIASGADSGDDFASDGSSSREDLSSQLLRRNEQIRKLEVKLSDYADQIRNLQKIKEKLENALEKHQDSSMRKFQEQNEAHQASRAKMAEGMALALEKKDQEWMEKLGQVEKEKKVLETQLREMKEQSLNLFQKRDEMDELEGFQQQEIAKVKHMLLQKEESLSSRERELEACAGELTRARREACGLRSDLGALQRRLLELQAHRDELLTTETNAENKITALESREQELQAVIQQLSGDLQNARLAGSGCEKRLETLRAEHEALKVEYEQDKQKMTLEFAERNKLAEQLQEKVSSLENKLERNLSGDEHVQELLKEKAALEQKVDETRQQILTDRALHAEMVKRLETQNKELEQKLQIATEALKKSEAAAAEQDLKMQKLQTDLEDERSKLQQQILSEKQQYDQKVTGLESQIAALEAAREFDTTAAQHKISQLEKENENLNGSREEYEKSLKNQESELNRLKSELSSRETVSVEIAKALEETRKQREELEQQVSHLASLVEEKDQLIAEKCDTLLKQKEELNQLSQDREAVLLQMHQLQSDVEASRSRAAEKEETARREIDALKLQIQECLFTREHEKNVSELEESVGALSNNHFHSPENRVVEQNGEVAAADVTQLQKDNRELEQQLAYKNKMIKQLQQRMTELKKTLQKELKIRPDSEVPEVREKANSEVPNASVTVTNNSDLNDSREINFEYLKHVVLKFMSCRESEAFHLIKAVSVLLNFSQEEENMLKETLEYKMSWFGSKPSPKGSIRPSISSPRTLWP from the exons ATGTTTGCGAAACTGAAGAAGAAGCTGGCGGAAGAGGCGGCGATCGccccccggcccggggccgcggcgcGGATCCCCCGCTCCGTCAGCAGGGAGTCCATCGCCTCCGGGGCCGACTCCGGGGACGACTTT GCTTCTGACGGAAGCAGCTCTAGAGAGGATCTCTCATCCCAGCTCCTCAGAAGAAACGAACAAATCAGGAAGCTGGAGGTGAAGCTGTCTG ATTATGCTGATCAGATCCGAAACTTGCAGAAGATAAAAGAGAAGCTTGAAAATGCATTAGAAAAGCATCAGGATT CCTCCATGAGGAAGTTCCAGGAGCAGAACGAAGCCCACCAGGCCAGTCGAGCCAAGATGGCAGAAGGAATGGCCTTGGCCTTGGAAAAGAAGGACCAG GAGTGGATGGAAAAACTGGGCCAAGTTGAAAAG gaaaaaaaagtgcttgaaACACAGTTACGAGAAATGAAGGAGCAGAGTTTGAACCTTTTTCAAAAAAGGGATGAAATGGATGAGCTGGAGGGCTTTCAGCAGCAGGAGATTGCCAAAGTTAAACACATG CTTTTGCAAAAGGAAGAATCTCTGAGCAGCAGAGAGCGGGAGCTGGAGGCGTGCGCTGGGGAGCTGACGCGCGCCCGCCGCGAGGCCTGCGGGCTCAGGAGCGACCTCGGGGCGCTGCAGCggcggctgctggagctgcaggcgCACAG AGATGAACTATTGACAACTGAGACAAACGCAGAGAATAAGATCACTGCTCTGGAGTCGAGAGAACAGGAGCTACAAGCTGTCATTCAGCAGCTTTCTGGAGACTTGCAAAAT GCTCGACTTGCTGGTTCTGGTTgtgagaagagactggaaacGTTACGGGCGGAGCATGAAGCTCTGAAGGTGGAATATGAACAAGACAAGCAAAAG ATGACTCTTGAATTTGCTGAGAGAAATAAACTCGCTGaacagctgcaggaaaaagtGTCTTCCTTGGAAAATAAGCTAGAAAGAAATCTTTCAGGGGATGAACATGTGCAGGAGCTACTCAAGGAG AAAGCTGCTCTTGAGCAGAAAGTGGATGAAACCAGGCAGCAGATACTAACAGACAGAGCGCTTCACGCTGAGATGGTGAAGCGATTGGAGACACAG AATAAAGAACTGGAACAAAAACTACAGATTGCAACAGAAGCATTGAAAAAGAGCGAAGCAGCAGCCGCCGAGCAGGATCTCAAGATGCAGAAGCTG CAAACTGATCtagaagacgaaagaagtaaactACAGCAACAGATTTTAAGTGAGAAACAACAGTACGATCAGAAAGTTACTGGGCTGGAGTCTCAAATTGCTGCTCTTGAAGCAGCCCGGGAGTTTGATACAACAGCTGCTCAGCACAAGATT AGCCAGTtggaaaaggagaatgaaaatcTTAATGGAAGCAGAGAAGAGTATGAGAAGTCTTTAAAAAACCAAGAGTCTGAATTGAACAGGCTAAAG AGTGAACTGAGCAGCAGAGAGACTGTCAGTGTCGAAATTGCCAAAGCATTGGAAGAAACACGAAAACAAAGAGAGGAATTAGAACAACAG GTTTCACATCTGGCTTCCTTAGTAGAGGAAAAAGACCAGCTGATCGCTGAAAAATGTGATACACTtctgaaacagaaggaagaactCAACCAACTCAGTCAAG ATCGGGAAGCTGTCTTGCTGCAGATGCATCAGCTGCAGTCTGACGTGGAAGCCAGCCGCAGCCGAGCAGcggagaaggaagaaacagcaagaaGGGAAATTGATGCGCTGAAGCTGCAGATCCAGGAGTGCCTGTTTACCAGAGAACATGAGAAAAAC GTTTCAGAACTAGAGGAATCGGTGGGAGCCCTGAGCAACAACCATTTCCATTCTCCAGAAAACCGTGTGGTGGAGCAGAATGGAGAAGTGGCAGCTGCAGATGTCACGCAGCTTCAGAAGGATAACAGAGAGCTGGAACAGCAACTTGCTTACAAAAACAAG ATGATAAAGCAGCTACAGCAAAGGATGACGGAACTCAAGAAAACCCTCCAGAAAGAGCTG aaaataaggcCCGACAGTGAGGTACCTGAAGTGCGTGAAAAAGCGAATTCTGAAGTGCCTAACGCTTCTGTGACTGTCACAAACAACTCTGACTTAAATGACTCGAGGGAGATAAACTTTGAATACCTTAAACATGTTGTACTAAAGTTCATGTCCTGCCGGGAATCTGAG GCATTCCACCTAATTAAAGCTGTTTCTGTGTTACTGAATTTTtcacaagaggaagaaaacatgcTCAAAGAGACTTTGGAGTACAAG ATGTCGTGGTTTGGGTCCAAGCCGTCTCCGAAGGGCAGTATCCGGCCGTCCATCTCCAGCCCGAGGACACTGTGGCCTTAA